A stretch of Gorilla gorilla gorilla isolate KB3781 chromosome 9, NHGRI_mGorGor1-v2.1_pri, whole genome shotgun sequence DNA encodes these proteins:
- the COA4 gene encoding cytochrome c oxidase assembly factor 4 homolog, mitochondrial → MSTSVPQGHTWTQRVKKDDEEEDPLDQLISRSGCAASHFAVQECMAQHQDWRQCQPQVQAFKDCMSEQQARRQEELQRRQEQAGAHH, encoded by the coding sequence ATGTCAACCTCAGTCCCTCAAGGCCATACCTGGACCCAACGGGTGAAGAAAGACGATGAGGAGGAGGACCCGCTGGACCAGCTGATCTCCCGCTCTGGCTGTGCTGCCTCCCACTTTGCAGTGCAGGAGTGCATGGCCCAGCACCAGGACTGGCGGCAATGCCAGCCACAGGTGCAGGCGTTCAAGGATTGCATGAGTGAACAGCAGGCGAGGCGGCAAGAGGAGCTGCAGAGGAGGCAAGAACAAGCTGGTGCCCACCACTGA